GGGGAGCATACGATCGCCCGTTCCGGCGATCAATTCGCGCACTCCGCCAAAAGGTGGAGAAACCGCGTCCCCCCAAGGTCACGGCCGCTAACCCCTCCCTCGTCCGATACCACGCGCCGCGTTATCGCAGATAATCCCCACAGATAGAGATAGACATACGGACGACATCGAGACGCAAACAAGACGGATCAACGTGTAGAAACCTCCTGAGAGCAGACGACACGAAGAGCCAGACGACCCCCTCGCAGGCAAGTGCCGGGCCCCGCCGCCCGGCACTTGTCGTTTTCACGTCCGCCGCTGTCCTGCTTCGCTCTCGGACTTCCCTACGGCATGATCCTGTACAGCCGGAACTTCTCAACCGACGTCTGGTAAATGACCGTCGCCTCAAATTCTCGCGTGATCGCGTCGAAATACGCGTCGTAGCCGGTGCCGCCCTTACCGAGATCGTCTCCATTCGCTTCGAACCGGCTGTAGACGTAGTACACCGGCTGGCCCGCAGTTAACGATGTCTCGACGATGCCCGTGATCTCGTCGACCTTCTCCGGCGTATTGCCGGTCGCCAGCGAGTGGTCGATGAGGTCGAGGTGCGTGATATCTTCGTTCGCGCCCTGCACGCCCCTCAGCACCGCGCCGACAAGCAGCGAATCCGCAGGCAACCCGGCGACGACAGGACGCAACTCGCGAAACGCCGCTTCATCCGAACTCGATGCATTCCGCCCCCAATGCCGCGCCGTCCCCGCGCCCCCGACGAGCAACGCGCTGACGAACAGGATCACCGCCGGCGCCCCTAACGTCCGCCGGATCGGCGCCCATCCCGAATTGGGCGCGCCTGCAAGCAGCGCGGAAGCTCCGTGCGCCGACAGAAGTAGCATCAGGAAGAGCGGCGCCAGCATGTAGCGGTGGTTCGCGAACAGGAATGGCGCGTGCATCAGCGGCCACGCGATAACCATGTACGTCGCCGCCATCACGAAGGCGCGGTCGCGCGTCCAGAGCCGGCGTCCCCCCGCCAGCGCAAGCGGCACGATGAACGGCGCGTACAGCGCACCGCCCATGATCACGGACAGATAGAATCCCACATTTCCCGCGTACCTCGACAAGGTCATCGCGCCGCCGCCGGCCGTGCCGAACCAGCCGCCGGCCACTATCCCCGCCAGCGTCAAGGCCGTCATCGCCGCACCCGCGGCAACGATTGTGCGCATGCCAGCACGGGGGCGCTGATCCGCCGTCGGCGCCAGCCCGTAAATCAGCACCGCTGGCAGGATCGCGATGTTCGAAGCACGAATGTTGATCGCCACCGCGAGCACCAGGCCGTACGCCAACCCCGCCACCCATCCCCGCCCCCGCACGATGTTCGCCCCCAATACAGCGCTCAGCAACCACGCCGTCCCGATGATGTCGAACAGCCCATCGCGCGAGAAATAGACGAACAACGGCAACGCCGCGACCGAGAACGCCGCCATGAGCGCCGCCCGCTCATCACCCATCATCCGTCGCGACCACACGTACGCGAGCACCACGAGCGCCAGCGAGAAAACGACAATCACGCCCTGCATCGTCGCGAGCGTGTCCGGAAAGATCAGGTACGCCGGCGCAAGCGTCACGGCGATCCCGGGCGGGTACAGCCTGGACAGCGGGAAGTCGCCGCCGATGAGCCGGCTCGCCGCCGCCATCTGCTCGTACGTGTCGGGCGTCCATGCCTGCAACTCCAGCCGGTACAGGCGCAGAAAAGCCGCCACGCA
The Dehalococcoidia bacterium DNA segment above includes these coding regions:
- a CDS encoding glycosyltransferase family 39 protein, giving the protein MNLRESASIDRPIGALVASSAYDLARHVARTWAAPALIVCVAAFLRLYRLELQAWTPDTYEQMAAASRLIGGDFPLSRLYPPGIAVTLAPAYLIFPDTLATMQGVIVVFSLALVVLAYVWSRRMMGDERAALMAAFSVAALPLFVYFSRDGLFDIIGTAWLLSAVLGANIVRGRGWVAGLAYGLVLAVAINIRASNIAILPAVLIYGLAPTADQRPRAGMRTIVAAGAAMTALTLAGIVAGGWFGTAGGGAMTLSRYAGNVGFYLSVIMGGALYAPFIVPLALAGGRRLWTRDRAFVMAATYMVIAWPLMHAPFLFANHRYMLAPLFLMLLLSAHGASALLAGAPNSGWAPIRRTLGAPAVILFVSALLVGGAGTARHWGRNASSSDEAAFRELRPVVAGLPADSLLVGAVLRGVQGANEDITHLDLIDHSLATGNTPEKVDEITGIVETSLTAGQPVYYVYSRFEANGDDLGKGGTGYDAYFDAITREFEATVIYQTSVEKFRLYRIMP